A window of the Polaribacter sp. HaHaR_3_91 genome harbors these coding sequences:
- a CDS encoding efflux RND transporter periplasmic adaptor subunit, with protein sequence MKKYIYIIAIFTTSLLITSCGSEEKKAAVDTTPAIAVKVSKVAVNSNTPFLSVSGKIEATNSADLSTRMMGYVKNVHVNVGDKVRKGQLLVSINNTDLQAKKGQVNAGITQAKTAFTNAEKNYNRFKNLYESKSVTQKEMDDMTANYQMAKAGLESANQMKNEINAQFAYSNITAPFSGVITSKNIEVGDMANPGMPLISLEAPDEFEVIAMVPETEISQIKKGTTVNILVKSMDKTLKGKVTEVSTSAKNTGGQYLVKINLDKTEVSILSGMFTTVQFPVERKTASELVLIPTDAIVTNGQLSGVYTVSETNTAMLRWLRLGRTYGNNVAVLSGLNADESYIVSAEGKLFNGAKISIQ encoded by the coding sequence ATGAAAAAATACATATACATAATAGCAATATTTACAACATCATTATTAATAACGAGTTGTGGTAGTGAAGAAAAAAAAGCAGCGGTAGATACTACACCAGCAATTGCTGTAAAAGTTAGTAAGGTTGCTGTAAATAGCAACACACCGTTTTTGTCTGTAAGCGGAAAAATTGAGGCAACTAATAGTGCAGATTTAAGTACTCGAATGATGGGTTACGTTAAAAATGTGCATGTAAATGTTGGCGACAAAGTTAGAAAAGGTCAGTTGTTAGTTTCTATTAACAATACAGATTTACAAGCAAAAAAAGGACAAGTAAACGCAGGTATTACACAGGCTAAAACGGCTTTTACAAATGCAGAGAAAAATTACAATCGTTTTAAAAATTTGTATGAAAGTAAAAGTGTTACTCAGAAAGAAATGGATGACATGACTGCTAATTACCAAATGGCAAAAGCAGGTTTAGAATCTGCCAATCAAATGAAAAACGAAATTAATGCACAGTTTGCATATTCTAATATTACGGCTCCTTTTAGTGGTGTTATTACTAGTAAAAATATTGAAGTAGGAGATATGGCAAATCCAGGGATGCCTTTAATTAGTTTAGAAGCTCCTGATGAGTTTGAAGTAATTGCGATGGTTCCTGAAACAGAGATCTCACAAATTAAAAAAGGAACAACTGTAAATATTTTGGTGAAATCTATGGATAAAACACTAAAAGGAAAAGTTACGGAAGTAAGTACTTCTGCTAAAAATACAGGAGGACAATATTTAGTGAAAATTAATTTAGATAAAACAGAGGTGTCTATTTTATCTGGAATGTTTACTACGGTACAGTTTCCGGTAGAGAGAAAAACAGCATCAGAATTGGTTTTAATTCCTACGGATGCAATTGTTACCAATGGTCAATTATCTGGCGTTTATACAGTAAGTGAAACTAATACTGCTATGTTACGTTGGTTGCGTTTAGGAAGAACTTATGGAAACAATGTTGCCGTTTTATCTGGTTTAAATGCTGATGAATCTTATATAGTTTCTGCGGAAGGAAAATTATTCAACGGAGCTAAGATAAGTATTCAGTAA
- a CDS encoding TolC family protein produces the protein MKNTIYITIFCLFTVTLLVDAQEIKPISKAEILVKVVENNRTIQISKEEFNASKADYRQTNAVFLPNITASHTGISTTNPLMSFGSKLNQEILISADFNPALLNDPTTTRNFATKIEIQQPLINLDGFYQRKAAKTKMEAMSLKTERTQDYLVFEVEKAYMQLQLAYKGVAVLEKALEAANSNKTMADNSFKQGFLQRADVLNVEIRVTEVKNQLQTAKSNVQNASNYLSFLMNDESDVVYQPTESLAVSSLNIGNKIISENRADIKAMKLASKGYEAMNKADKMAFLPRLNAFGSYEMYDNKVFQGDASGYLIGAQLSWDIFQGSKRFGKAQKSKAEFEKSKLEYNQYVSKSNLELNKVKRQLVDAKNRLELTDLAVQQSEESLRIRKNRFKEGLEKTSDLLMAETQFAQKQLEYYQTIYQYNFTQSYLNFLTKK, from the coding sequence ATGAAAAATACAATATACATAACCATATTTTGCTTATTTACAGTTACTTTGCTTGTAGATGCACAAGAGATAAAACCAATTTCAAAAGCAGAAATCTTAGTCAAAGTTGTAGAAAATAATAGAACCATTCAAATTTCTAAAGAAGAGTTTAATGCTTCAAAAGCAGATTATAGACAAACCAATGCTGTGTTTTTACCAAATATTACAGCAAGTCATACGGGTATTTCTACAACAAACCCTTTAATGTCTTTTGGATCTAAGTTAAATCAGGAAATATTAATCTCTGCAGATTTTAATCCTGCATTGTTAAATGATCCAACAACTACTAGAAATTTTGCAACGAAGATCGAGATTCAGCAACCTTTAATCAATTTAGATGGTTTCTATCAAAGAAAAGCAGCCAAGACAAAAATGGAAGCCATGTCTTTAAAAACAGAACGTACACAAGATTATTTAGTTTTTGAAGTTGAAAAAGCATACATGCAATTGCAATTAGCTTATAAAGGTGTTGCTGTTTTAGAAAAAGCCTTAGAAGCTGCAAACTCAAATAAAACAATGGCAGATAATAGTTTTAAACAAGGTTTTTTACAAAGAGCAGATGTTTTAAATGTAGAGATAAGAGTTACAGAAGTTAAAAACCAGTTACAAACAGCAAAAAGTAATGTACAAAATGCTTCTAATTATTTATCATTTTTAATGAATGATGAAAGCGATGTGGTGTATCAACCCACAGAAAGTTTAGCTGTTTCTAGTCTTAACATTGGTAACAAAATAATTTCTGAAAATAGAGCAGATATTAAAGCAATGAAATTGGCGTCTAAAGGCTATGAAGCAATGAATAAAGCTGATAAAATGGCTTTTTTACCGCGTTTAAATGCCTTTGGTAGTTATGAAATGTACGATAATAAAGTTTTTCAAGGTGATGCAAGTGGTTATTTAATTGGAGCACAATTAAGTTGGGATATTTTTCAGGGTTCTAAACGTTTTGGAAAAGCTCAAAAAAGTAAAGCCGAGTTCGAGAAATCTAAGTTAGAATACAATCAATATGTGTCTAAAAGTAATTTAGAATTGAATAAAGTAAAGCGCCAATTGGTTGATGCAAAAAACAGATTAGAGTTAACGGATTTAGCAGTACAACAATCAGAAGAATCTTTAAGAATTAGAAAAAACAGATTTAAAGAAGGTTTAGAAAAAACGTCCGATTTACTAATGGCAGAAACTCAATTTGCACAAAAGCAACTAGAATATTATCAAACAATTTACCAATATAATTTTACACAGTCCTATTTAAATTTTCTAACAAAGAAATAA
- a CDS encoding nicotinate phosphoribosyltransferase yields the protein MNITAAYTDLYQLTMAQVYFKTKPDGRAVFDYYYRHNPFNGGYSIFAGLEDVLNVLENFKFSTSDIEYLKQHGFESDFLEYLTNFSFKGTIFSSKEGDVVFPNRPILQVEANIIEAQIIETFLLNILNFQTLIATKASRIRYSAKEEVLLDMGLRRAHATGGYYASRAAIIGGFDSTSNVAAAKDYNIPSTGTMAHSFIQSYKEEIQAFRDFASIRPKGCVLLIDTYNTLKSGLPKAITVAKEMEARGEKLLGVRLDSGDLAYLSKKTREILDEADLDYVKIVASNQLDEYVIKSLKEQGAPIDIFGVGTNLVTGNPDAAMDGVYKLSEYNGEPRIKLSENIIKVSLPYKKQVYRMLDDKGMFYGADAVVVYKEGEVAKIEHPFDATKSLKLEGFKQEQLLEKVMENGKKTVPSRSVSEIAEYSQSRLELLPHEYKRFQNPHIYKIGLSLKLKQDRDQLIQEHQF from the coding sequence ATGAATATTACAGCAGCTTATACAGACCTTTATCAACTTACTATGGCTCAAGTCTATTTTAAGACGAAACCAGATGGACGAGCAGTGTTTGATTATTATTATCGCCACAATCCTTTTAATGGTGGCTATTCTATTTTTGCAGGATTAGAAGATGTGTTAAATGTTTTGGAAAATTTTAAATTCTCTACTTCTGATATTGAATATTTAAAACAACATGGATTTGAAAGTGATTTTTTAGAATACTTGACGAATTTTAGTTTTAAAGGAACTATTTTTTCAAGTAAAGAAGGTGATGTTGTTTTTCCTAATCGCCCAATTTTACAGGTAGAAGCTAATATTATTGAAGCACAGATTATAGAAACTTTTTTACTAAACATTCTTAATTTTCAGACTTTAATAGCAACAAAAGCAAGTAGAATTAGATATAGTGCAAAAGAGGAGGTTTTATTAGATATGGGCTTACGTCGTGCACATGCAACTGGAGGATATTATGCCTCAAGAGCTGCTATAATTGGTGGTTTTGATAGCACAAGTAATGTGGCTGCAGCTAAAGATTACAACATTCCGTCTACAGGTACAATGGCGCACTCATTCATACAAAGTTATAAAGAAGAAATACAAGCATTTCGAGATTTTGCAAGCATACGACCAAAAGGCTGTGTACTTTTAATAGATACCTACAACACATTAAAAAGTGGATTACCAAAAGCAATTACAGTAGCCAAAGAAATGGAAGCTAGAGGAGAAAAATTACTTGGAGTCCGTTTAGATAGTGGAGATTTGGCATATTTATCTAAAAAAACGAGAGAAATTTTAGACGAAGCCGATTTAGATTATGTAAAAATTGTAGCCTCTAATCAATTGGATGAATATGTTATAAAAAGTCTTAAAGAACAAGGAGCTCCTATTGATATTTTTGGTGTTGGAACTAATTTAGTTACAGGAAATCCTGATGCTGCCATGGACGGTGTTTATAAATTATCTGAATACAATGGAGAGCCAAGAATTAAGCTTTCTGAAAACATTATAAAAGTATCATTACCTTACAAGAAACAGGTTTATAGAATGTTAGATGATAAAGGCATGTTTTATGGTGCGGATGCTGTAGTAGTATATAAAGAAGGCGAAGTAGCAAAAATAGAACACCCTTTTGATGCTACAAAGAGTTTAAAATTAGAAGGTTTTAAACAAGAACAGTTACTAGAGAAAGTTATGGAAAACGGAAAAAAAACAGTCCCTTCTCGCTCTGTTTCTGAAATTGCTGAATATTCACAATCTCGTTTAGAACTGCTTCCACATGAATACAAACGTTTTCAAAATCCACATATTTACAAAATAGGATTGAGTTTAAAATTAAAACAAGACCGTGATCAATTGATACAAGAACATCAATTCTAA
- the pncA gene encoding bifunctional nicotinamidase/pyrazinamidase, which yields MKTLLIIDVQNDFIPGGSLPVPNGDKIVSIINEIQPKFDLVIATQDWHPEDHISFASNHKGLSNFDKIEIKGISQTLWPNHCVQGSKGAELHPKLNTLKCETIFRKGTNKEIDSYSAFYDNGHLKSTGLAGYLKEKGTTELFICGLAADICVYYSIRDAVKEGFNCFFIEDASEALDNEGFKKIKKEMVDMGVKIISSEFI from the coding sequence ATGAAAACACTTCTTATAATCGATGTACAAAATGACTTTATTCCCGGTGGATCGCTTCCTGTTCCTAATGGAGATAAAATAGTTTCAATTATCAATGAGATACAACCTAAATTTGATTTGGTAATTGCTACCCAAGATTGGCATCCGGAGGATCATATCAGTTTTGCTTCGAACCATAAAGGGTTATCTAATTTTGATAAAATTGAAATTAAAGGAATCTCACAAACCTTATGGCCAAATCACTGCGTACAAGGTTCTAAAGGTGCAGAATTGCATCCTAAACTAAATACATTAAAATGTGAAACTATTTTTAGAAAAGGGACTAATAAGGAAATTGATAGCTATAGTGCCTTTTATGATAATGGACACCTAAAATCTACAGGATTAGCTGGCTATTTAAAAGAAAAAGGAACCACTGAGCTTTTTATATGTGGTTTAGCTGCAGATATTTGTGTTTATTATTCCATTCGTGATGCAGTTAAAGAAGGTTTTAACTGCTTTTTTATTGAAGATGCTTCTGAAGCACTAGACAATGAAGGTTTTAAGAAAATTAAAAAAGAAATGGTTGATATGGGAGTTAAAATTATTTCTTCGGAATTTATATAA
- a CDS encoding PepSY domain-containing protein has translation MIIFIVCLSGSIYAFKTQIENLIDSDVVYIKSNNSSKIAIDTILNNFENQFGGATNITVFKENNKSILVSSFSKNNIGVSAYYNPISGELLGTKNQNSIAFFDFILEVHRFLLAGDVGKFINGVAVLMFIFLLFSGFIIWLPKRINQLKKSLKIKLDAKFYRVNYDLHRVLGFYSILLLFFISVTGLYVSFHWVKNVVIVGLGGDSIVISDTNIALKASLSSSFNVLFDDLLTKENTVIKQKSDLQTLLIKTDSVLKYNGTKVIQLANENTKSININKMNTDNLLHFYVPDKIEFSIDGKVRKQELFTNLPLHEQFKLIAKPLHTGEIMGLPSIIIYFLISLVGCSLPITGFIIWFKKINKNNV, from the coding sequence GTGATAATTTTTATTGTTTGTCTTTCTGGAAGTATTTATGCGTTTAAAACACAAATAGAAAACCTTATAGATAGTGATGTTGTTTATATAAAATCAAATAATAGTTCTAAAATAGCGATTGATACTATTTTAAATAATTTCGAAAATCAGTTTGGTGGCGCAACCAATATTACTGTTTTTAAGGAAAATAATAAAAGTATTTTAGTTTCATCATTTAGTAAGAATAATATTGGAGTTTCTGCATATTACAATCCTATTTCTGGTGAATTATTAGGTACTAAAAATCAAAATTCAATAGCCTTTTTTGATTTTATTTTAGAAGTCCATAGGTTTTTGTTGGCTGGTGATGTTGGTAAATTTATAAACGGAGTGGCTGTTTTAATGTTTATTTTCTTACTCTTTTCTGGCTTTATAATCTGGTTGCCAAAAAGGATAAATCAACTTAAAAAAAGTTTAAAAATAAAGCTTGATGCCAAGTTTTATCGTGTAAATTACGATTTGCATAGAGTTTTAGGGTTTTATTCTATTTTGTTACTTTTTTTTATTTCAGTTACCGGTTTGTATGTTTCTTTTCATTGGGTAAAAAATGTTGTAATTGTCGGTTTGGGCGGAGATTCTATTGTAATATCAGATACCAATATTGCTTTAAAAGCATCTTTATCAAGTTCTTTTAATGTTTTGTTTGATGATTTATTAACAAAAGAAAATACGGTTATAAAGCAAAAAAGTGATTTACAAACGTTGCTTATAAAAACAGATAGTGTTTTAAAATATAACGGAACAAAAGTAATTCAACTAGCAAATGAAAATACTAAAAGCATCAATATTAATAAAATGAATACTGATAACTTGTTGCATTTTTATGTTCCGGATAAAATAGAATTTTCAATTGATGGTAAAGTTAGAAAACAAGAACTATTTACAAATTTACCATTACACGAACAATTTAAGTTAATTGCAAAACCATTACATACAGGCGAAATTATGGGTTTGCCAAGCATTATTATTTATTTTCTGATTAGTTTAGTTGGATGCTCGTTACCAATAACAGGTTTTATTATTTGGTTTAAAAAAATCAACAAAAATAATGTGTAA
- a CDS encoding alpha/beta hydrolase, whose amino-acid sequence MRNIIVFTFCLMSFLSQAQKIEIGEVKTIQSKILDEEREYLVSLPENYSNKNFANQKYPVIYLLDGEKFFNVTTGIVQKLSDGYYPLMPECIIVAIKNTNRSRDLTPTKVTSLSYENGGSKKFESFITEELITKVNQTYRTLDYKILIGHSFGGLFAFNTLLKNPSEFNAYLIIDPSLWWDDNVLVKKLESNLETIDFKGSSLFFANANSKGNQKVPSKQHFAHFEAKKNALELMEITTPKNLNYHVKFYNDEDHGSVVLPSLIDGLRTIFNGFRINVKELVKNPSILETQYNLLSKNIGFNLKPQGAYIDRVVDLAIKLKEKENAIILNTIHQKQDPDNVYLKEKLD is encoded by the coding sequence ATGAGAAATATAATTGTTTTTACTTTTTGTTTGATGTCTTTTTTATCTCAAGCTCAAAAAATTGAGATTGGAGAGGTAAAAACCATACAATCTAAAATATTAGATGAAGAAAGAGAATATTTGGTGTCTTTACCAGAAAATTATTCAAATAAGAATTTTGCCAATCAAAAATACCCCGTTATTTATCTTTTAGACGGAGAAAAATTTTTTAATGTTACCACAGGTATTGTTCAAAAGTTATCTGATGGATATTATCCATTAATGCCAGAATGTATTATTGTGGCAATAAAAAACACGAATAGATCTAGAGATTTAACGCCTACAAAAGTTACGAGTTTATCTTATGAAAATGGAGGTTCTAAGAAATTTGAGTCTTTTATTACAGAAGAATTAATTACTAAAGTTAATCAGACTTATAGAACATTAGATTATAAAATTCTTATAGGGCATTCATTTGGTGGCTTGTTTGCGTTTAATACCTTGTTAAAAAATCCTTCAGAATTTAATGCTTATTTAATTATAGATCCAAGTTTATGGTGGGATGATAATGTACTTGTAAAAAAGTTGGAAAGTAATTTAGAAACAATAGATTTTAAAGGAAGTTCTCTGTTTTTTGCAAATGCAAATTCTAAAGGAAATCAAAAAGTACCTAGCAAACAACATTTTGCTCATTTTGAAGCTAAAAAGAATGCACTTGAATTAATGGAAATTACTACACCTAAAAATTTAAATTATCACGTTAAATTTTATAATGATGAAGATCACGGAAGTGTTGTATTACCATCATTAATTGATGGATTAAGAACGATATTTAATGGTTTTAGAATAAATGTAAAAGAGCTTGTAAAAAATCCTTCAATATTAGAAACACAATATAATTTGTTGTCAAAAAATATAGGTTTTAATCTAAAACCTCAAGGAGCTTATATAGACAGAGTCGTAGATTTAGCTATAAAATTAAAAGAAAAAGAGAATGCGATAATTTTAAATACAATCCATCAAAAACAAGATCCAGATAATGTTTATTTAAAAGAGAAACTAGATTAA
- a CDS encoding TonB-dependent receptor, producing the protein MQISKILKTIIALFLISSTYAQQSTGSVSGKVITSDGNPASFINVIIKSTKFGTTTNFDGKYSLKNIPYGDYTLEFSLIGMHSKSIQIQVNSLETKINDVQLDENQEQLNEVVIIAERLNQFAHKESEYVAKVPLKNSNNPQSYSVVTNALLKEQVNTDLASAFKSITGGGYVQSNDGNVSVFLRGFRSDVHLRNGGIAWVKAPIDPQNIERIELIKGPASLFYGANVNNIANFGGVVNKVTKQAYNGEKLDLGYIAGSFDLNRATIDYNTVLNKEESVFFRFNGAYNNEASFQDQGIIKEFMLAPSLTFELSDKLTIKANLEYNQSKRNLNFARGVSGALISDTVNSWDDLNWDFNTNYGTNEMAGYFSSLVSQINMNYKLSDTWTSKTNFTKASSFTDANYLRVVMGDVTTVNRFYLQLDPRETQNTHIQQDFLNVVEGNKVDNKFVTGISYLNNLDDTQRTGVWNAIDAVDTTNPVITGLTNDQFEANIADGTKNKTITKFQTLGFYAFDAITINKQLTLTGGLRFDRFMSSNTVANGVEGTNGYNQNALSTKLGIAYNPFEDKASLFVNYMDGLNNNAPSDNGNGEIITWDPERAKQFEVGTKLDFFNGKLLSTISYYNIKIDNDIIVDENGISSQTGETLSKGFEIDLIANPLPGLNIVAGYTKNNATLEKVSFGNEAVLGNSLSYTPETVWDFWLSYQALKGSAKGLGFGVGANHMSEIYNSTTNNFGSEAYTTVDATVFYKKDNYKVSFKADNIFDKEYYNGYGIPQKPFNFRLGLTYSLF; encoded by the coding sequence ATGCAAATATCAAAAATTCTAAAAACAATTATTGCGTTGTTTTTAATAAGCTCAACCTATGCTCAACAAAGCACAGGCAGTGTTTCAGGTAAAGTAATAACATCAGATGGAAACCCAGCATCTTTTATAAATGTAATTATTAAGTCGACTAAATTTGGTACTACTACAAATTTTGATGGAAAATATTCTTTAAAAAATATTCCTTACGGAGATTATACTTTAGAGTTTTCATTAATAGGAATGCACAGTAAAAGCATTCAAATTCAAGTAAACTCATTAGAAACTAAGATAAATGATGTTCAATTAGATGAAAATCAAGAGCAATTAAATGAAGTTGTAATTATTGCAGAACGTTTAAATCAATTTGCACATAAGGAATCTGAATATGTTGCAAAGGTTCCATTAAAGAATAGTAACAATCCACAATCTTATTCAGTAGTAACAAATGCGTTATTAAAAGAACAAGTAAATACAGATTTAGCTTCTGCTTTTAAAAGTATTACTGGTGGAGGTTATGTACAATCTAATGACGGTAATGTGAGTGTGTTTTTAAGAGGTTTTAGATCTGACGTACATTTAAGAAATGGCGGAATTGCTTGGGTAAAGGCTCCAATTGATCCTCAAAATATAGAAAGAATAGAACTGATAAAAGGACCTGCTTCTTTATTTTATGGAGCTAATGTTAATAATATTGCCAACTTTGGTGGTGTTGTAAATAAAGTAACAAAACAAGCTTATAATGGCGAAAAATTAGATTTAGGTTACATCGCAGGAAGTTTCGATTTAAATAGAGCAACCATAGATTATAACACAGTTTTAAACAAAGAAGAAAGTGTTTTCTTTAGGTTTAATGGAGCTTATAATAATGAAGCTAGTTTTCAAGACCAAGGAATTATAAAAGAGTTTATGTTGGCGCCTTCTTTAACTTTTGAGTTGTCAGACAAATTAACAATTAAAGCAAATCTAGAATACAACCAAAGTAAACGTAATTTAAATTTTGCAAGAGGTGTATCTGGAGCATTAATTTCTGATACTGTAAATTCTTGGGATGATTTAAACTGGGACTTTAATACCAATTATGGTACCAATGAAATGGCTGGTTATTTTTCTTCTTTAGTATCTCAAATAAACATGAATTATAAATTATCTGATACTTGGACATCAAAAACTAACTTTACAAAAGCAAGTTCATTTACAGATGCAAATTATTTAAGAGTTGTAATGGGAGATGTAACAACTGTTAATAGATTTTACTTACAATTAGACCCAAGAGAAACGCAAAATACACATATTCAACAAGACTTTTTAAATGTTGTAGAAGGTAATAAAGTTGATAATAAATTTGTTACAGGTATTAGTTATTTAAATAATTTAGATGACACACAGCGTACCGGAGTTTGGAATGCAATTGATGCGGTAGATACTACAAACCCTGTAATTACAGGTTTAACAAATGATCAATTTGAAGCAAATATAGCTGATGGAACAAAAAATAAAACAATTACTAAATTTCAAACTTTAGGGTTTTATGCTTTTGATGCCATTACGATAAACAAACAATTAACTTTAACAGGAGGTTTACGTTTTGATCGATTTATGTCTAGTAACACAGTGGCTAATGGAGTAGAAGGAACTAACGGATACAATCAAAATGCATTAAGCACAAAATTAGGTATCGCTTATAATCCTTTTGAAGACAAAGCATCATTATTTGTAAATTATATGGACGGATTAAACAATAATGCACCTTCAGATAACGGAAATGGAGAAATTATTACTTGGGATCCAGAAAGAGCAAAACAATTTGAAGTTGGAACAAAATTAGACTTTTTTAATGGTAAATTATTAAGTACAATTAGCTACTATAATATTAAAATAGACAATGATATTATTGTTGATGAAAACGGAATTAGCTCACAAACAGGAGAAACTTTAAGTAAAGGTTTTGAAATTGATTTAATTGCAAATCCATTACCAGGTTTAAACATTGTTGCAGGTTACACTAAAAATAATGCTACTTTAGAAAAAGTAAGTTTTGGTAATGAAGCTGTTTTAGGAAACAGTTTAAGTTATACGCCAGAAACAGTTTGGGACTTTTGGTTAAGTTACCAAGCTTTAAAAGGAAGTGCAAAAGGTTTAGGCTTTGGAGTAGGAGCTAACCATATGAGCGAAATTTATAACAGTACAACTAATAACTTTGGTTCAGAAGCTTATACAACGGTAGATGCTACTGTATTTTACAAAAAAGACAATTATAAAGTAAGTTTTAAGGCAGATAATATTTTTGATAAAGAATATTACAATGGTTACGGTATACCCCAAAAACCTTTTAACTTTAGATTAGGTCTTACGTATAGTTTGTTTTAA
- a CDS encoding helix-turn-helix transcriptional regulator, giving the protein MKTTLKSSIFDKNILVKSFQKNFKTSNYTEKTTEINNNSIKGTQTEICINGLRIIIRDLKTKEYNIEVQHDFPLYKLQFEIEGHSHYVPLNSSQTEIFIPNAHYNLFYLPEVNGTLNYKTKRRKTLEILFTEQYLKDIIGTNFKQILHKIGTAISNKTAFLLWEKSKPISIELKSHIHQIVNCNYPDDLKKAYLEAKINELLIQLLAKTNENNYEEENSLLPIEDYKNILKISEYIHINLEKSLTITELAATIGVNTSKLKHDFKVIYATTIFKYITNIRMEKAKELILEKNYNVTEAAYKVGYKHAQHFTVAFKKIYGYLPSKLTDFKTSK; this is encoded by the coding sequence ATGAAAACAACACTAAAAAGTTCTATTTTTGATAAAAACATATTAGTAAAATCATTTCAAAAAAATTTTAAAACATCAAATTATACAGAAAAAACAACTGAAATAAATAACAATAGTATAAAAGGAACACAAACAGAAATTTGTATTAATGGTTTAAGAATTATAATAAGAGATCTTAAAACAAAAGAATATAATATAGAGGTACAGCATGATTTTCCTTTATATAAATTACAATTTGAAATAGAAGGTCATAGCCATTATGTACCTTTAAATTCATCGCAAACAGAAATTTTTATTCCAAATGCGCATTATAATTTATTTTACTTACCAGAAGTTAATGGTACTTTAAATTATAAAACAAAAAGGAGAAAAACCTTAGAAATACTTTTTACAGAACAATATCTAAAAGATATTATTGGTACTAATTTTAAACAAATACTACACAAAATAGGCACAGCCATCTCTAATAAAACAGCCTTTTTATTATGGGAAAAAAGTAAACCTATATCAATTGAATTAAAAAGCCACATTCATCAAATTGTTAATTGTAACTATCCTGATGATTTAAAAAAAGCATATTTAGAAGCAAAAATCAACGAATTATTAATACAGTTATTAGCCAAAACTAATGAAAATAATTACGAAGAAGAAAATAGCCTTTTACCTATAGAAGATTATAAGAATATTCTAAAAATAAGTGAATACATACATATAAATCTAGAAAAATCTTTAACAATTACTGAATTAGCTGCAACAATAGGAGTAAATACATCTAAACTTAAACATGATTTTAAAGTAATATATGCTACCACAATTTTTAAGTATATAACTAATATTAGAATGGAAAAAGCAAAAGAATTAATACTAGAAAAAAATTACAATGTAACAGAAGCGGCGTATAAAGTAGGCTACAAACATGCACAACACTTTACAGTTGCATTTAAAAAGATTTATGGTTACTTACCTAGCAAACTAACAGATTTTAAAACTTCTAAATAA